The following proteins are co-located in the Pararge aegeria chromosome 3, ilParAegt1.1, whole genome shotgun sequence genome:
- the LOC120636102 gene encoding schwannomin-interacting protein 1 homolog, translated as MRIQNISIDNGNVVINNSNTILSQDITNRSYLVSENPNFITNTNVDDNVQFNSNYNIYSNNTVDCEVAIIDSKRILEEDLKSRIYNIQYQLNNQNVDLTASLCKNKNYNGNQPIDTTWAENCKDQANDSTESTPADEERAFDISDTDEMSEKKVHPVPRGIVNPNYPGFQHLAHTLQDYSSNIGSSYYSENEMTDDDLDIEIIDTTPYNINGNLMKEEFNSINNNKNNEAKANRKQKNNSLLDIDKSETTSRNDDMPDLLKTISHNNNNIDSINYDLNCSAIDIENNFHTKDIIGDFNKEIEDEIRQLLNYNINIEDDLEELRKDIKDTFAKPIENTINNISEVVNDVIKKLVENDGKCEEESLDNINDHEMKDITDMDKENENNTRTEMNISRPTFLLIENNIDNNIKDAILSDGKDEINIYEEEYNTEQLSNNVENTIKQLSTELRKIIPKLNEMRERDKLWMENKKEIITDSNSNNIITGSLNCTGGTSNYLKQDKLKRNTQESFITTNHERSIKSFVEPKIRHTATKAISKAQNIASVRKNIANKESDFESFDVYNIETALPKLDLDAIENHIKAAKDAERRKRNDREEIRKRLAMGVDSEEYYSLGHIDRPGKKPSLHSRLQNGKNLQICFMNETASDNESQASDIIERNFNCNSKSSSRSSLFSKNSFNHPYQTRPLSVNITKNDSNTNTLGGAKLRPTSLTLKATKSRSTHSLGHIDMKESDFFALQATLQTEARIALAQAKEMARIQMERERHARAVSPVTEMLQRSMEKANAPLAPDRRRVSRHLLTDMNIAQLQVIVNELHSQIESLNDSLVKLLMARDELHMGQDSMLVDIEDLTRYLGVKEQTKKTKGTTKSGVKRLTSLVHK; from the exons ATGAGGATTCAAAACATCTCCATTGATAACGGCAATGTAGtcatcaataattcaaacaccATTTTGTCTCAAGATATCACAAATAGAAGCTACTTGGTATCAGAGAATCCGAATTTTATCACAAATACTAACGTAGATGATAACGtccaatttaattcaaattataacatatattcTAATAACACGGTGGATTGCGAAGTTGCAATTATAGATTCTAAAAGAATATTGGAGGAAGATTTGAAGAGTAGAATATACAACATACAATATCAATTGAACAATCAGAATGTAGATTTAACAGCAAGCCTctgcaaaaacaaaaattataacggCAATCAACCAATCGACACCACCTGGGCTGAAAACTGTAAAG ATCAAGCTAATGATTCCACAGAATCAACGCCAGCAGACGAGGAACGTGCGTTTGATATATCTGATACAGATGAAATGTCTGAGAAAAAAGTTCATCCTGTACCCAGAGGAATTGTAAATCCAAATTATCCAGGTTTCCAGCACTTAGCACATACGCTACAG gaCTATTCTTCGAATATTGGATCTTCTTATTATTCAGAAAATGAGATGACGGACGACGATTTGGATATCGAAATTATTGACACCACACCGTATAACATCAATGGAAATCTAATGAAAGAGGAATTTAATAGcatcaataacaataaaaataacgaagCCAAGgcaaatagaaaacaaaaaaataactcgCTACTAGACATAGATAAATCTGAAACAACTTCAAGAAATGATGACATGCCAGATCTCTTAAAAACGATTTcgcataataataacaatatcgaCTCAATTAACTACGACTTGAATTGTTCAGCTATTGATATTGAGAATAATTTTCACACAAAAGATATTATAGGTGACTTTAACAAGGAGATTGAAGATGAAATTagacaattattaaattataatataaatatagaagaTGATCTGGAAGAATTAAGGAAAgatataaaagacacttttgCTAAACCAATtgaaaataccattaataacaTAAGCGAAGTCGTAAATgatgttattaaaaaactagTAGAAAATGACGGAAAATGTGAAGAAGAATCACTTGACAATATAAACGATCATGAAATGAAAGATATTACAGACATGgataaagaaaatgaaaataacacaAGGACAGAAATGAATATAAGTAGGCCTACATTTTtgttaattgaaaataatattgataataacataaaagacGCAATATTATCAGATGGTAAAGATGAAATCAATATTTATGAAGAAGAATATAATACCGAACAACTGAGTAATAATGTTGAAAATACTATCAAACAATTAAGTACAGAGTTAAGGAAAATAATACCAAAATTGAATGAAATGCGTGAGCGAGATAAATTATGGATGGAGAATAAAAAGGAGATTATAACCGATAGTAACTCTAACAATATAATAACAGGATCTCTAAACTGTACTGGAGGAACTagcaattacttaaaacaagaTAAACTAAAGAGAAACACACAAGAGAGTTTTATAACTACAAATCATGAGCGTTCAATCAAATCATTTGT CGAACCCAAAATTCGACACACTGCGACAAAAGCAATCTCAAAAGCTCAAAACATCGCATCCGTCCGTAAAAATATTGCTAATAAAGAATCCGATTTCG agAGCTTTGATGTCTATAATATAGAAACAGCCCTACCGAAGTTAGATTTGGATGCAATCGAAAACCATATAAAAGCAGCTAAGGATGCCGAAAGACGA AAACGCAATGACAGGGAAGAGATTAGGAAACGGTTGGCTATGGGTGTTGATAGTGAAGAGTATTACAGTCTAGGTCACATAGACCGTCCAGGAAAGAAACCCAGCTTACATTCCAGACTTCAAAATG GGAAAAATCTACAAATATGCTTTATGAACGAAACAGCCTCCGATAATGAATCTCAAGCATCTGACATTATAGAGAGAAATTTCAACTGCAATAGTAAAAGTTCATCACGATCGAGTCTATTTAGCAAGAACAGTTTTAATCATCCATACCAAACAAGACCATTGTCagttaatattacaaaaaatgaCAGTAATACAAACACACTGGGTG GTGCAAAACTTCGTCCAACATCTCTTACATTAAAAGCTACAAAATCTCGATCAACACATTCACTAGGACACATTGATATGAAAGAGTCGGATTTCTTCGCTTTACAAGCAACTCTACAGACAGAGGCCCGAATAGCACTGGCTCAGGCGAAGGAAATGGCTCGAATACAAATGgag CGAGAACGTCACGCGCGTGCAGTATCGCCGGTCACAGAAATGTTGCAACGCAGTATGGAAAAGGCAAACGCGCCTCTCGCGCCTGACCGCCGCCGTGTTTCGCGACACTTGCTCACCGACATGAACATCGCACAGTTGCAG GTGATTGTGAACGAGCTGCATTCGCAGATTGAGTCGCTGAACGATTCGCTTGTGAAACTGTTGATGGCACGAGACGAGCTGCATATGGGACAGGACTCTATGCTCGTCGATATTGAGGATCTCACCAGATATTT AGGAGTAAAAGAGCAGACCAAGAAAACCAAAGGCACCACAAAGTCCGGAGTAAAGAGGCTCACATCACTAGTGCACAAATAA